The segment TCCGCGCGGCCCGCTCCTCGGGCCATCCTGCCGGTGAAGCCCATCTGGCAGGCGTGGCCTCCGACAGCGACGATCGTGAAGTCTGAACCCCCCTCGACCGCGCGATCCCTTGCCTTTATGCCGACTGATCCGACCGACGGAACCGCGGCGGTTGATTCGAACGGGGCTCCGCGGTAGCCTCAAGAGCCGATTGGCCCGAGTTTCCCGAACCAACCCGCAGCACCGAGGATTACCCGATCATGGGCGCCGACGCTCGCATCGAAGAACTGAAGCTGGAACTGCCCAAGGCCCCGAAACCGGTGGCAACCTACGTGACGGCGAACCGTCACGGTGACCTGCTCTATGTCTCGGGCCACGGCCCGCTGAAGCCCGACGGGTCCATGTATACCGGCAAGCTCGGGGCCGAGCTTGACCTGGAAGCCGGCAAGGTCGCCGCGCGTCAGGTCGGCCTGGCGATTCTGGCCACCTTGCGAGCCCACCTGGGGACCCTCGACAAGGTCGAGCGGCTCATCAAGACCCTCGCCCTGGTCAACTGCACGAGTGAATTCGCCCAGCAACCTCAGGTGATTAACGGCTACTCCGACCTGATGCGCGACGTGTTCGGCGACGCAGGCG is part of the Tautonia marina genome and harbors:
- a CDS encoding RidA family protein, which codes for MGADARIEELKLELPKAPKPVATYVTANRHGDLLYVSGHGPLKPDGSMYTGKLGAELDLEAGKVAARQVGLAILATLRAHLGTLDKVERLIKTLALVNCTSEFAQQPQVINGYSDLMRDVFGDAGVGARSALGTNSLPGNIAVEIEAIFQVKD